In a single window of the Osmerus eperlanus chromosome 4, fOsmEpe2.1, whole genome shotgun sequence genome:
- the LOC134018271 gene encoding uncharacterized protein LOC134018271: MLLLSNVRRSLALVRIARHQFNFRVTVGNARIPCFHGTFSTDSAGVKVLYDGECPICVKEIRFLQYLQRNRPSKVDFVDISLPGYDQVKYQGISYEMAMKEMTVIDGNNKVQHGVPAFKVMYTAVGLGWLGHILMWPPVKPFMDKSYAIFARNRLKWTGRDECSSGRCVKKEP; the protein is encoded by the exons ATGCTCCTACTCTCCAACGTGAGGAGGTCTTTGGCTTTGGTGAGAATTGCCAGGCATcaatttaatttcagggtaacGGTTGGTAATGCGCGAATACCCTGTTTTCATGGGACTTTCTCCACTGACTCTGCTGGTGTCAAG GTGTTGTATGATGGAGAGTGCCCCATATGTGTGAAAGAGATCAGATTCCTACAGTATCTACAGAGGAACAGGCCAAGCAAAGTTGATTTTGTGGACATCTCGCTTCCAGGTTATGATCAAGTGAAGTATCAAGGAATCAGCTATGAGATGGCAATGAAAGAAATGACAGTAATTGATGGAAACAATAAG GTTCAACATGGAGTCCCAGCTTTCAAAGTGATGTACACTGCTGTGGGTCTAGGCTGGCTGGGGCACATCCTGATGTGGCCACCTGTCAAACCGTTCATGGACAAAAGCTATGCCATCTTTGCCAGAAATCGTCTGAAGTGGACTGGACGTGACGAATGCTCCTCAGGACGCTGTGTAAAGAAAGAGCCTTGA